Proteins encoded within one genomic window of Macrobrachium nipponense isolate FS-2020 chromosome 9, ASM1510439v2, whole genome shotgun sequence:
- the LOC135218024 gene encoding uncharacterized protein LOC135218024, whose product MAVLDVLFSPHFGTPPKGWTGRRLPKSSSSTYCELHGLLDAVILITRTRNNGLIICDSQPALQALSSHKLAYQPLVTQIHRQLGMANMSSLVVHFLWIPSHVGLLANNTVDHLAKAACQLDPPDADAPSPSLLCCRKMVRQAARSPTHGSSK is encoded by the coding sequence ATGGCAGTGCTGGATGTGCTGTTTTCTCCCCACTTTGGAACCCCACCAAAGGGCTGGACAGGCCGTCGCCTCCCAAAGTCATCAAGCTCCACGTATTGTGAACTACATGGACTTCTAGATGCAGTTATTTTAATCACACGTACCAGAAACAACGGCTTGATCATCTGCGACTCGCAACCAGCACTCCAAGCCCTTTCATCACATAAGCTAGCATACCAACCCCTGGTTACACAAATACATAGGCAACTAGGCATGGCCAACATGAGCTCACTGGTAGTGCACTTCCTATGGATTCCCTCTCACGTGGGTCTTCTGGCTAACAACACCGTTGACCATCTCGCAAAGGCTGCCTGTCAGCTGGATCCTCCAGATGCTGATGCTCCCAGTCCATCTCTCCTGTGCTGCAGAAAAATGGTGCGCCAAGCTGCTCGCTCACCTACTCATGGTTCGTCAAAATAA